Proteins found in one Rhipicephalus microplus isolate Deutch F79 unplaced genomic scaffold, USDA_Rmic scaffold_34, whole genome shotgun sequence genomic segment:
- the LOC142786839 gene encoding uncharacterized protein LOC142786839: MAAEAALQGPAVEASKSGSYTLRCPDEQGGNSLVAGERNSADFILPEKTLTSRSAVTKGTCVTGRSQDCSDSTVRDTEQASQDPPEDVSANSSTSECPRENVRSCVPATMSPSMKYKQTIKHLQAKVAAQQKTIKRLRRQPHQAPSSTSKVLGVIRPHVPEEVFKLLSAHVRLRPKRKGKRFPVWFKKFALYLNFRGPRAY, encoded by the exons atggctgcagaagctgcactgcaag gacctgcggtagaggcttcaaaaagcggctcctacACATTGcggtgccccgatgagcagg gtggcaactcccttgtagctggtgaaagaaattCTGCTGACTTcatcttgccggagaaaaccttaaccagtcgttcagctgtcacaaaaggaacttgtgtgaccg gccgctcacaagattgttccgacagcactgtccgagacactgaacaagcttcacaagaccctccagaagacgtctccgccaacagctctacgtctgagtgccctagagaaaatg tgcgttcctgtgtgccagcgacaatgtctccatcaatgaagtacaagcaaaccattaaacatctgcaagccaaagtagcagcacagcagaaaactatcaaaagactgcggagacagcctcaccaagcaccgtcatcgacttcaaaggtcCTTGGAGTTATCCGACCACACGTccccgaggaggtttttaaacttctttctgcacatgttcgcttgaggcccaaacgcaagggcaagcggtttcccgtgtggttcaagaaattcgctctttacttaaacttccgaggtccgcgagcatactga